The following proteins are co-located in the Vigna angularis cultivar LongXiaoDou No.4 chromosome 2, ASM1680809v1, whole genome shotgun sequence genome:
- the LOC108327370 gene encoding uncharacterized protein LOC108327370, translating to MRQPLPKEIYYQQLHARFRAKPGYEEERGTTFSVQSFYITVVAGFDEIPQRGLISLLRGGPPRGFVLSDDVFGYEVCRNPRRLVAVFPLDEVLHSGDSVKVSTADNAFDFTIGLVFSVFGSCLLLVLECGGDNMQGKVLPLECVFTFDLFFFFVLQKGFSFAHCTTCKASYHLFVHVAADRKWRTLKFRFFVTRDILFIFLFVQLVIA from the exons ATGCG ACAACCGTTGCCTAAGGAAATATACTACCAGCAGCTTCACGCACGGTTCCGAGCCAAGCCCGGCTACGAAGAGGAGCGCGGTACAACCTTCAGCGTCCAAAGCTTCTACATCACGGTCGTCGCCGGATTCGATGAGATTCCTCAACGCGGGCTCATCAGCCTTCTTCGCGGTGGTCCACCACGGGGTTTCGTACTCAGCGATGATGTCTTTGGCTATGAAGTCTGCAGGAACCCAAGACGGCTCGTGGCCGTCTTTCCACTTGATGAGGTACTCCATTCCGGCGACAGCGTCAAGGTCTCTACTGCCGATAATGCCTTTGACTTCACTATAGGACTCGTCTTCAGTGTCTTTGGAAGTTGCTTGTTGTTGGTTTTGGAGTGCGGCGGTGACAACATGCAAGGAAAGGTTTTGCCTTTAGAGTGCGTGTTTACCtttgacttattttttttttttgttttgcagaAAGGGTTTTCCTTTGCTCACTGTACAACATGCAAGGCTTCTTACCATTTGTTTGTTCATGTTGCTGCTGATAGGAAATGGCGTACCCTGAAATTTCGGTTTTTTGTCACCAGAgacattttgtttatttttctgtttGTCCAGCTT GTCATTGCATAA